CTGTCCACCCATCGTCGGCAATATTTCCCCCCCGACGAACAACGGCAACCCTGCCGGGTCTGGGTCGACGAACAGGGGCACATTCTGGATTGCTGCGCGAATACGCAGATCATCTTCGGCTACGACCGCGACGCCCTGAAGGGCCGGCACATTGCCGTACTCATTCCCAGTCTGGGGCACGTTTCCCTCCTGGACGGCGGCGCGGTTAACCCCCGTCTCGCCTATCGTTGTCGCTGTGCGGTGCCGTTCCAGGTGGTTGATTACGATGGGCGGAAAAGCCGCTGCCACCTGTTCATGAACCGCGTGACGCTGCCGAACGGGCCCGCACTGGCACTCATCTGCGTCCCGCTCCTGTATTGAATCCGCCCGGCGTGGATTGGCGCGCCAGGCAGGAACCCGCACGATACGGGCAAGCACTCGCAGCGATGCCGTGCTTGCCCGTATCACGTTTCCGACAGGAAAAAACGGTCCGCAGATCCCGGGTAATACCCGAGCAGCACGACCGGCCACACCGCAGATGCGGCATGGCCGGCCCAGAAACCCAGCGCGCCAGGCTGTGCAATCAGAGGATAAAGGGAATCTTGATACCGAGCGTGAAATCCGGCGCGTCGGGCGTCAACCCCACGCCCAGCGTCGTCACCAGGGTGGTGCGTTTGTTCAACGCGTAGGTCATCCCCAGATTGAAGGTCGCGGCGTTGGCATTACTGCCGATCAGCGCCTGCCAGGGTTGCCCGTCGTACTTGATCCGGGCCTGACGCGAAATCTGGTCGCTGACTGACAGGGACAGGCTGGCCCGATCGTTCAGCGCGAAGGCCAGGCCGAGCGCATAGGAGAACGACTCACCCAACTTCACGCGTCCGGGGTTCTGCACGGAGGGATCGATGCCGATGTCGTTGAAATGCCGGGAGAGGTAGCCGGTATAACCGAAGTTCGTGAAGATGAGGGCCGGATCCATGGTCTTGACCATGGACAGGGAAACGCCATATCCCCACAGGCCGTTCCCCGTGGCCTGCTTCGTCGGCACGGAAAACTGCACGAAGGAATTCCCCGAGGCGTCCTGCCCGGCGTTGATCGTTTCCCAACTGATGCCGTAAGGGGCGCGTCCGGTCGGCGCAATGACGCTGCCGGTCAGTACGATGTCGGGCCA
The Halothiobacillus diazotrophicus DNA segment above includes these coding regions:
- a CDS encoding PAS domain-containing protein, yielding MITTSLNTLPLSTHRRQYFPPDEQRQPCRVWVDEQGHILDCCANTQIIFGYDRDALKGRHIAVLIPSLGHVSLLDGGAVNPRLAYRCRCAVPFQVVDYDGRKSRCHLFMNRVTLPNGPALALICVPLLY